The Takifugu rubripes chromosome 7, fTakRub1.2, whole genome shotgun sequence genome has a segment encoding these proteins:
- the LOC105416725 gene encoding transmembrane protein 100: protein MPTELEQLDPSALEDAAPSVRYDPRSEVVVLPQGIVSVAGVTVVTGGTELSCGSCMLAFAFWSTLIGFSCIAVGLWDQLSQSKGSTSHLLGLGLVILALSLVVVGSVVAFYLLTRKKRAMRREESEDGKEILVERGRVVKKVTV, encoded by the coding sequence ATGCCAACCGAGCTGGAGCAGCTCGATCCCTCCGCTCTAGAAGACGCCGCCCCATCCGTCAGGTATGACCCCAGGTCTGAGGTGGTGGTCTTACCCCAGGGGATCGTCTCAGTGGCAGGCGTCACCGTGGTGACCGGGGGCACCGAGCTGTCCTGTGGATCCTGCATGCTGGCGTTTGCGTTCTGGTCGACTCTCATCGGCTTCAGCTGCATCGCCGTGGGACTGTGGGACCAGCTGAGCCAGTCTAAAGGGAGCACGTCTCATTtgctgggactggggctggtgATTCTGGCCCTCAGCCTCGTGGTGGTGGGAAGTGTGGTGGCGTTTTACCTCCTGACCAGGAAGAAAAGAGCGATGAGACGAGAGGAAAGCGAAGACGGGAAAGAGATTCTGGTGGAGCGCGGCAGGGTGGTCAAAAAGGTCACTGTGTGA